Proteins encoded within one genomic window of uncultured Draconibacterium sp.:
- the istA gene encoding IS21 family transposase, with protein sequence MSKVRKVIQLHQQGKAKQFISRYLGLSRNTVKKYIALYKVLNLTIDDIDKKSDSELEKIFSRDTEDVLSPKLKKVYNFFPYMERELKKTGVTKQLMWEEYYEKHPDGLKLSQFKAHYLRWSKKVNPVMHMEHKAGDKMFIDYAGKTLKIINKETGEIEEVQFFVAILGASQYTYAEASPSQQKEDFVASVENALHFYGGVPAAIVPDNLKSAVTKSSRFEPTINETFMDFAEHYGTTVLPARAYRPRDKSLAEGAVKILYQRIYPALRGKDFYSLEELNSAIWDELDKHNNKKLTGRPTSRYQLFVEDEKGKLTALPVEKYEIKEIAIATVAMNGHVLLSKDKHYYSVPCQYLKKKVKLVFTSKTVEIYHKYNRIALHKRDGRKYFYTTNKDHLATTHQFVTDWTPQRFFNWAASIDESVKEFIINVLERKQHPEQSYKSCMGVLAFAKKVGEERLSNACKRALEHQVYNYKIIQKILEKGLDKLDDEKPDEPELPFHNNIRGGKYYN encoded by the coding sequence ATGAGTAAAGTAAGAAAAGTCATTCAGTTGCACCAGCAGGGAAAAGCAAAGCAATTTATCAGCAGGTACCTGGGCCTGTCACGTAACACCGTCAAGAAGTATATCGCTCTATACAAGGTGTTAAACCTTACTATTGATGATATTGATAAAAAGAGTGATTCCGAGCTGGAAAAAATCTTTAGCAGGGATACCGAAGATGTTCTTTCCCCCAAGCTAAAAAAGGTTTATAACTTCTTTCCCTACATGGAGCGTGAACTAAAAAAGACCGGCGTTACCAAGCAGCTGATGTGGGAAGAATATTATGAAAAACATCCCGATGGACTAAAATTAAGCCAGTTTAAAGCCCACTACCTGCGTTGGAGTAAAAAGGTTAACCCGGTAATGCATATGGAGCATAAAGCAGGTGATAAGATGTTTATCGACTACGCTGGCAAAACCCTTAAAATTATCAATAAAGAAACAGGCGAGATTGAAGAGGTACAGTTTTTTGTTGCCATACTGGGGGCCAGTCAATACACCTATGCTGAAGCCTCACCGAGCCAACAAAAAGAAGACTTTGTTGCTTCGGTTGAAAATGCACTGCATTTTTATGGAGGAGTTCCTGCAGCTATTGTCCCTGATAACCTAAAGTCTGCCGTAACCAAAAGCAGCCGGTTTGAACCTACCATTAACGAAACGTTTATGGACTTTGCCGAACATTACGGCACAACAGTTCTTCCGGCACGAGCTTACCGTCCCCGGGACAAGTCACTGGCAGAAGGGGCAGTTAAGATACTGTACCAACGAATATATCCGGCCTTGCGCGGCAAAGACTTTTACAGTTTAGAAGAGCTTAATAGTGCAATTTGGGATGAACTGGACAAGCATAACAACAAAAAGTTAACCGGCAGGCCAACGTCCCGGTATCAATTATTCGTTGAAGACGAAAAAGGCAAGCTTACCGCATTGCCTGTAGAAAAATACGAGATTAAAGAAATAGCAATAGCCACCGTAGCCATGAACGGGCACGTGCTGTTAAGCAAAGACAAGCATTATTACAGCGTTCCGTGTCAGTATTTAAAGAAGAAAGTTAAGCTGGTGTTTACATCAAAAACCGTTGAAATATACCATAAATACAACCGCATAGCTTTGCACAAAAGAGATGGACGTAAATACTTCTACACCACAAACAAAGACCACCTGGCAACAACACACCAGTTTGTTACCGACTGGACACCGCAGCGTTTTTTCAACTGGGCAGCTTCAATTGACGAGAGTGTAAAGGAATTTATAATCAATGTGCTGGAAAGAAAACAACACCCTGAACAATCCTATAAAAGCTGTATGGGTGTATTGGCTTTTGCCAAAAAGGTGGGAGAAGAAAGGCTTTCCAATGCGTGTAAACGTGCATTGGAACATCAGGTTTACAACTACAAAATCATACAAAAGATACTGGAAAAAGGGTTGGATAAACTTGACGATGAAAAACCGGACGAACCGGAACTTCCTTTTCATAACAACATAAGGGGAGGAAAATATTACAACTGA
- the istB gene encoding IS21-like element helper ATPase IstB yields the protein MNEVTLTRMKQMKLHGMHGAFKTAVETGKTDDYTIDQFVSMITDAEWDDRNNRKIERLIKNARFHYKATIENVVYEHTRNIDRTKLLRLAECDFINKNENVLISGSTGAGKSYIATALGYQACIEGYRVLYFNTTKLFSKLKMAKADGSYLKELAKMARHQLIILDDFGLQPLDSQNRIALLELIEDRHNKGSMLVTSQLPVSKWYEIIGEKTIADAILDRLIHQSHRIELMGESMRKKRNIYSE from the coding sequence ATGAACGAAGTAACATTAACACGAATGAAACAGATGAAGCTCCATGGTATGCATGGGGCTTTTAAAACAGCTGTCGAAACAGGTAAAACCGATGATTACACCATCGACCAGTTTGTATCGATGATAACAGATGCCGAGTGGGACGATCGCAACAACCGAAAGATAGAGCGATTGATAAAAAATGCGAGGTTCCACTATAAGGCAACCATTGAAAACGTGGTGTACGAACATACAAGAAATATCGATCGGACAAAACTGTTAAGACTGGCTGAATGCGATTTTATTAATAAGAACGAGAATGTATTAATATCGGGCAGCACCGGTGCCGGCAAAAGCTACATTGCAACAGCCTTAGGGTATCAGGCCTGTATCGAGGGATACAGGGTTTTGTATTTTAATACAACCAAGCTGTTTTCTAAACTAAAAATGGCAAAAGCCGATGGATCTTATCTTAAAGAACTTGCAAAAATGGCCAGGCATCAGTTAATAATACTCGATGACTTTGGCCTGCAACCTTTAGATAGCCAAAACCGGATAGCTCTGTTAGAGTTAATTGAAGACAGGCACAATAAAGGATCTATGCTTGTAACATCACAGCTGCCCGTTAGTAAGTGGTATGAAATAATCGGGGAGAAAACGATTGCCGATGCCATACTCGACCGTTTGATCCATCAATCGCACAGGATTGAGCTGA